The following nucleotide sequence is from Borrelia coriaceae.
AAGAGAGATTAAAAATAATGCTAGTAAGTATGTTGATGATTATCTAGATTTTGAGAAAAATTTTAGTAAAATTAATAGCCTTAAAATTAAGAGAATTAATGTTAGAGGTTTGTTTTTTGAGGTTACAAAGAGTTATTATGGACAAATTCCTTCTCATTTTATAGAAAGTCAGACTTTAAATTCTGTTAAAAGATATAAAACTAACAAACTTATCGAACTTGAAAGGGATATCAATGATTCTGAGGATAATTTATCAGCTCTTGAACAAGAAATATTTAATGAAGTAGCTTTAAAGCTTGTTAAGCACAGTGTCGTGATTAAGAAAATTGCTAAGTTTTTTGCATATGTTGATGTGATTTCTAATTTTGCATATGTGGCCAAAAAAAATGAATATGTAAGACCTATTTTGACTAATAATAAAGAAATTGTTCTTGAGTGTGCCAGACATCCTGTTGTTGAACATTATATGAAAAGTGGGGAAACTTTTACTAAAAATTCTGTAAAAATTGATAGCGGGAAATATTTTTGTTTGATTACTGGTCCTAATATGGCAGGTAAATCAACTTATTTGCGTCAGACCGCTTTAGTTGTTTTAATGGGACATATTGGTTCTTTTGTTCCCGCCGATAAGGCCATAATAGGAATTACAGATAAGATTTTTTGTAGGATTGGGGCAAGTGATAATATTTCCAAAGGTGAGTCTACGTTTTTAGTAGAGATGAATGAGACGGCTAATATTTTAAGGAACGCAACGCAGAATAGCTTAATAATTATGGACGAAGTTGGAAGAGGTACTAGTACTAATGATGGACTTGCTATTGCATATTCAATTGTTGAATATATTTTAGAATATATCAAAGCTAGAAGTTTATTTGCAACTCATTTTCATGAACTTTCAGCTATTAGTCATGATTCTTTTGTTAATCTTTCAATGAAAATTGAAAAACAAGGTAATGAACTTCTTTTTTTAAGAGAGGTTGAGGAAAAACCTTCTCTTAATTCTTATGGGATTTATGTTGCAAGTATAGCAGGAATACCTTTACAGGTTATTAAAAGGGCAAATGTTATTCTTAAAAGCTTAACTAGTCGAGAGCACTTGTATACGTCAGAATTTTTTACTTCGGTTGCTTCTCCTGTTAATGGCGATGAAGATATAATGGAAGAAGGTTGGAGTTGTGAATTAGAGCTTAATACTTATTTAGAGCTTAAAGATTTTGTTTCTAAAATAGATATCAACAATATTACCCCTTTTCAAGCAATGAATTTACTAAGTGAAATAATTGTAAAAATTAATACATAGGCATATAAATGTGGAATTGGAGTATTTTAAAAAGAATATTGCTTCCCTTTTGTTCTTGTTGTAATAAGAATTATATTTACTTGAATGCTCTTTGCAAGGATTGCATTGGGCTTTTTCATTTTGATGTTAAATTTAGAGATGATATTTGGTATTTTTTTGACTATGAAAATGAATATAAGAAATTGGTTCTTTCTTATAAGAGAGAGGGGCAAAGATTACTTGGTCAATTTTTTGCAAATGGGATTTTACAATTTTTGATGAGCATTGATTTTGATTTGGTTGTTAGTATTCCTTGTAGTTTTAAAAGAAAAGTTTTTTATGGTTTTGATCACATGGAGTATATTGGGGATTTATTAAGTAATAATGGGATCAATTATGTCAATATTTTTAGACGGGGATTGGGTAAAAGTCAAAAATTATTGCGAGGGGATTTAAGGCATAGTAATTTGCGTAATAAGGTCAAATTAAAGTTGAAGTATAGGAATTTTAAGTTTAATAGGGTTGTGCTTATTGATGATATTGTAACAACAGGAGCATCTATGACTGTTTGTAAAGATATCCTTGTAAGACATGGAGCTTGGAGTGTGATAAAGCTATCAATTGCGAGAGCTTAGTCGATTATTGTTTCCTTGACATTTATTTTGATTGATGTTATCTTAATTTTGGATTGAGTTTTTTATTTAAAAGGTTCTTTTAAAAAGAGCCTTGTTCTTTTTAGGAATATGATTGGTTAAAATTATTGATAATAGCGAAGTTTATAATTTAATAAAGAATTTAACAGATCGATTGGGAATTAAAATTATAGAGACTAATATCTTCAGGAAAAGAAATGAGGGTCGGATTCAAGTAGTTGTTTATAAAGATGATGGTTTTGGAGTGGATGCGCTTTGTGATTTACACAGAATGATTTTATTGAGCTTGGAGTCGGTTCTTAAATATAATTTTAGTTTAGAACTTTCTACTCCTGGGATCAATAGGAAAATTAAGAGTGATAGAGAGTTTAAAATTTTTGAAGGTAAAAAAATTAAATTGATGTTAGATAATGATTTTGAAGAAGGGCTTATCTTAAAAGCAGAGACAGATAGTTTTATTTTTAAAACGAATAATAAAGAGGTAAAAATTCTTTATAGTGATGTTAAGAAGGCTAAATTATCATGAAGGAGTCTTGGATATGATAAAGGGTACTGGTCAAATGATTGCCAATATTGCTGGTGAGCGAGGAATGAGCATAGATGCTATTCGTAAAACGGTTAGGGAATCAGTGATGATAGCTTATAAGAAGTATTTTGGAACAAATGAGAATGCTTTAGTTAAATTCGATGAGGATACTGGGGATTTAATAGTTTATTCTAAAAAAAGGATCGTCGAGGAAGTGCAAGATGATATACTTGAGATATTAAAAGAAGATGCTAAAGAATTTGAGCTCTTGGAAGATGGGTATGCGTATATTGAGATTGATCCCAAAATTTTTGATAGACTTTCGATTCAAGTTGCTAAACAGAGAACCAAGAGCGACTTGCAGGGTATTGAGGATAATGAACTTTATTTGGAATTTAAACATAAATTGCATAAAATTGTTATTGGTTATGTTCAACAGAATAGGAATGGAGATCTTTATGTCAATCTTGGGACTACAGATGGTGTTATTCCTAAAAAATATCAATCTCCAAGAGAAGTTTATGGGCTTAATGATAAAGTTAGAATTCTTGTTTACAATGTAAAGAAGGGGAAGAATGGGATAGAGGTGGTCTTATCAAGAACTCATCCTAAGTTTATTGAAGAATTGCTTACGCTTGAGATTCCTGAAATTGAGGAAGGAATTATTAAAATTCATAAAATAGTAAGAGATCCGGGTTATAGGACTAAAGTCGCTGTTTATTCTGAGAAAGAAGAGATTGATCCTATAGGGCCTTGTATTGGGCAAAAGGGTGTTAGGATTCAATCAATAATTAAGGAACTTGAAGGTGAGAAAATAGATATTATTCCTTATTCTAAGGATATTAAAGAATTTATTAAAGATGCCTTAACTCCTGCTAAAATAGATAATGTATATATTATTGATGAAGATTTGCATAAAGCTTTGGTAGTTGTTAGTGATGAACAGCTTTCACTTGCAATAGGTAAAATGGGTCAGAATGTTAGACTTGCGAATAGGTTGCTTGATTGGGCAATTGATGTTAAGACCAGTAGTCAGTTTGCAGAGATGAAAGCAAGTGGAGAGTTTAAACAAGATACTTTTGAAATGTTTGAGAAAATTATTCAGGATAATGTTCAGGAAGATGAATTTGAAGAAGTAAACAAAATTAGTGAGCTTAAAATCCTTGATGATAATATCATTGATAAATTGGTTGCATCAGGTCTTGATGATATTGATAATTTTTTAGATGCTAGCGAGGAAACACTTTTTGAGTTAGGAATAAGTTATGAAAAGCAAGATGAAATAAATAAAATATTGAAGGAAGGGATGGTAATAATTTCTAATGATGATGGTTCTATTGAAGGGATTAAAGATGAGGAAGAATTGCTTTGTCCTGAATGTGGGGCTGTCATTAATGAAAATATGGCTTTTTGTCCAGGTTGTAAGATAGGTCTTAGCTTTGAATTTGAAGAGGAGTAATAATTTGTCAGAAAATATTGATGATGATTGCAGTGAAGATGAAAAAAAAATTAAAGTTGTTAAATTACGAAAGAAAGTAGTAAAGGTTGTAGCTCATACTGATAAAAATTTAAATAAATCTAAGGATAATTTTGTTGAGTCTCCAAATTCATTGGCTAATCAAGATGTTAATAGGGGATATTCTTATGGAAATAAAGATAGGGGAGCTAGACCTTCTTCTTTAAGTAGTGAGAGAGATAATACTAGTCAACAACAAGGTAATAGAGGGTATTTTAATAGGAATTATGTTCATAATAGAGATAATAGGGGAGGTGGATATTCTTATGGAAATAAAGATAGGAGCGTTAGACCTTTTTCTTTAAGCGGTGAGAAGAATAATACTGGTTCCCAGCAACAAAGTAATAGGGGGGGGCATTTTAATAGGAATTATGCTTATAATAGAGATAATAGGGGATATTCTTATGGAAATAAAGATAGGGGGTTAAGGCCTTCTTCTTTAAGTGGTGAGAAGGATAATACTGGTGTTCAACAACAAGGTAATAGGGGATATTTTAATAGAAATAATTCTAATAGTAGTGGTTCTCAGACATTTAGACGAGTAATAAGAACTAAGGTTATCTCTACTGTTGCAATCTCACCTTCTGATTCTGATAGCAAGGGTCTTAATAGGAAACTTGGTGAGAAGAAGAAGCAGCAACAAGAGAATCAAAAAGGTTACAAGAGGAAGAAGGAGGAACTTGAGAGCCAAACAATAGAACAGAAAGTGTTTGACCAACTTCAAAAAAAGAAGAAAGAAAATCTAGCAAATCCAATTCCTAAGTCAATTGATATTATGGGAACTATTACTGTTGCAGAACTTGCAAGAAAAATGAATTTAAAATCCTCAGATTTAATTGCTAAATTAATGACTTTGGGTGTAATGGCAACTATTAATGAGAAAATTGATTCTGATACTGCTACGATTTTGGTTGAAGAATATGGTTCTAGAGTCAATGTTGTTTCAATCTATGATGAAACAGTTATAGAGTCAGAGGAAGATGATGAGAGTAAGAGGGTTGCAAAACCTCCTATTATTACAATAATGGGACATGTTGATCATGGAAAAACTAAACTTTTATCAGTGTTGCAAAATATTGATATAAATCAAAAAGAGTTTGGAGGGATTACACAACATATTGGTGCTTATACTATTAATTATAATGATCATGAGATAACGTTTTTAGATACTCCAGGACATGAAGCTTTTACTATGATGCGGAGTCGAGGAGCGCAAGTTACAGACATTGTAGTGCTTGTTGTTTCTGCTGTGGATGGGGTAATGCCACAGACTGTTGAGGCTATTAATCATGCAAAAGATGCAGATGTACCTATTATTGTTGCAATTAATAAGATTGATTTGCCAGATTCAAATCAGGATAGAGTTAAACATCAGCTTTCAGAGTATGATTTAGTTCCTGAAGATTGGGGTGGGAATACTATTTTTGTTGCAATTTCGGCTCTTAAAAATATTGGTATTACGGAACTTCTTGATATGATTATTCTTCAAGCTGAAGTAATGTCATTAAAGGCAAACCCAACTAAAAGGGCTATTGGTAGAGTTCTTGATGCTAAAATTGACTTAGGTAGGGGGATAGTTTGTTCTGTTATAGTTGAGGATGGGACTCTTTCTATAGGAGATTCTTTTGTTGGGGGAGTTTATCATGGTAAGGTAAGGGCGTTAATTAATGAGCGTGGAGTATCTGTTAATAGTGTTGGTCCTGCAAAAGCTATTAGTGTTTTGGGTTTTTCATCAATTCCTCAGGCCGGTGATCCATTCCAGGTTACAAAAACAGAAAAAGAAGCCAAGTTAATTAGTTCTAAAAGACAAGATCTTAAGAGGTATGAGGATGCTAAGAATGTAAAAAAAGTTACTGTGTCAAATCTTTATGATTCAATTAAAGATGGGGCTTTAAGAGAACTTAAGATAATTTTAAAAGCTGATGTTCAGGGCTCTGTTGAAGCTTTGAGACATTCTCTTGAAAGGTTAACTAATAATGAGATTAGAGTAAAAGTTATTCATTCATCAGTAGGGGCAATAACAGAAACGGATATTAGTTTTGCCTCAGCTAGTGAAGCCATTATTATTGGTTTTCATGTAAGACCTACAACAAAAGCGCAATTATTAGCTGATCAAGAAAAAGTTGAAATCAGAAAATATAATATAATTTATGATGCAATCAATGATATTAAATCAGTTCTTGAGGGTATGTTAGAGCCAGATATTGAACAGAAATTTATTGGATTTGCAGAAGTTCGTGCTGTTTTTAATATTTCTAAGGTTGGGATAGTAGCTGGATGTTATGTGTCTCAAGGTTGTATAAAACGGGATGCAGTAACTAATATTATGCGAGAAGGATTTCAGGTGCATTCTGGTAAGATTTCTTCATTAAAACGAGCTAAAGAGGATGTTAAGGAAGTTAATGCGCAATATGAATGTGGGATTATTATTGATAATTATTTTGATGTTAGGGAAGGAGATATTATTGAGGCATTTGAAATTAAGAAGGTAAAGAGACGATTCGAGTCTTAAACATTTGCTTTATTATTTTTTATATGGAAAAAGAGATAAGAAAATCAAAACTTGAGAGTTTATTAGTTCAAGAGATTGGTAATTTGATAGTAACTAGGGTTGTTAAAGATCCTAGAGTGCATGAGTTCTTGACTGTTGTTAGAGTTGAAATTTCAAATGATTTAATAAATGCCAAAGTATTTATTGGGTCTATCAAAGAAGGCGCATCTCTTGACAATGCTGTTAAGGCATTAAATAATGCTAAGGGTTTTATTCAAAGCGAGATTGTTAAACGTATTAGAGTTAGAAATACTCCGAAATTAAATTTTTTAAGAGATGATACTATTTCTAAGGCTTTTTATGTGAATAAAATAATTGAAAATTTGGATATTGGTCAAGAGCAATAAAATTTAATGAATGGAATTATTTTATTAAATAAGAGAATTGGCATAACTTCTTGTGATGCCCTTTTTCCTTTAAAAAAGTACTTTTCTACAAGTAGAGTTGGGCACACGGGTACTCTTGATAAATTTGCAAGTGGTCTTTTGGTTGTTTTAGTTGGCAAGTACACTAAGCTTTCAGGTTATATTACATCTTTAGATAAAGAGTATATATCAGAGTTTGAGTTTGGAATTGAAACTGATACTCTTGATCCTAACGGTAGAGTAGTAAATACTACGGATTGTATTCCAAGTCTTAAGGAATTAAATTGTGGTATTAGATCTTTTATAGGTGAGATTTATCAAATTCCACCTAAGTTTTCTTCAATACATGTTAAAGGTAAAAGAGCCTATAAGTTAGCTCTTAATGGGGATTCTTTTAGTCTTCAGTCTAGAAAAGTCAATATATATGACATTCGAGTCTTAAGTTATAATGTTGATTCTCGTATTTTGAAGCTACAAATAAAATGTTCTAAGGGTACTTATGTTAGAAGTATAGCAAGGGATTTGGCATTGTCTTTAGGGTCATTTGCTTACGTTAAGAGTCTTGAGAGAATTAAGATTGGAGATTTTAGATTAGACAGTGCTTGTTTTTCTGAAGATATTACTACTAGTAGTTCTTTGATGAGTTTAGAGTCTTTAGGGCTTTTTGAAAAAATTTATGTTGCTAATAGTATGATTAAGTTTATTCAAAATGGTATTTATATTAGTGTTGTTATTAATGTTGGTGAGTTTAAGGTTTTGCAATCTGAAACGGAAGAGATATTAGCACTAATTCGTGGAATTGGTTTGAATAAATATAAATATGTGATCATTTTTTGATAATGGATTTCTGGAACATAATTAGTAATATACATGTTTTAATATTAGGCAAAATAAAAATTTTTAAGAGATAGCTAAGGGTATTCTACGATCATGTTTGATAATCAGCTTAATTGAATTGATTGGTATTTTGTATAACTTGCTAAAAAGTCTTGGTTTTATTTTTGTTATTTGAATAAAAAAATATTATAATTTACTTTGAAGATTTTAATTATAGCAAGGGTGGGTCTATTTTAGCCTTTGCTATGATGGTATAGGAGTCATTTTTATGATTAGTAAAGAACAAAAGCAAAAAATAATTGCAGAGTTTGGTAAGAATGCAAGTGATACAGGCTCAGTTGAAGTGCAAATAGCGTTAATTACGGATAGAATAAGATATTTGACAGAGCATTTGAAGATCAATAAAAAAGATCATAGCTCTAAGAGAGGTTTATTAAAGTTAGTTGGGCATAGAAGGAATTTATTAAGATATTATCAGAAAAAGAATTTGGAAGCTTACAGAACCTTAATAGCTAAACTTGGACTTAGAAAGTAATAAGGGGTTAATTTTGAGAAAAATTTTGAAGTTAAAAGTAGGAAGAGAAGACTTAATTTTGGAAACAGGATTATTAGCTAAGCAAGCAAATGGTGCAGTTCTTGCTACTTATGGTGGTTCTACTGTTCTTGCTACGGTCTGTTGTTCAGATTCAGCCCGTGAAAATTTGGATTTTGTTCCTTTATCTGTTGAATATAATGAAAAATATTATGCTGCTGGTAAGATTCCTGGAGGATTTATTAAAAGAGAAGGTAAGCCAAAAGATAAGGAAGTACTTGTTTCAAGATTAATAGATAGACCTATGAGGCCGCTTTTTGATAAGAGGTTTGGTAGAGAAATTCAGGTTATTCCAACGACTTTGTCTACAGATCAGATGAATCCTCCTGATATTGTTGGGATGAATGCTGCTTTTGCGGCAGTTTTTTTGTCAAATATTCCATTTAATGGTCCAATTGCAGCTGTTCGGATAGCTTACTTAAATAATGAGTTTATAATAAATCCTTCTTTTGATGAGGTACAAGATTCTATTTTAGACATTGTTGTTGCGGGG
It contains:
- the rpsO gene encoding 30S ribosomal protein S15, whose amino-acid sequence is MISKEQKQKIIAEFGKNASDTGSVEVQIALITDRIRYLTEHLKINKKDHSSKRGLLKLVGHRRNLLRYYQKKNLEAYRTLIAKLGLRK
- the rbfA gene encoding 30S ribosome-binding factor RbfA, producing MEKEIRKSKLESLLVQEIGNLIVTRVVKDPRVHEFLTVVRVEISNDLINAKVFIGSIKEGASLDNAVKALNNAKGFIQSEIVKRIRVRNTPKLNFLRDDTISKAFYVNKIIENLDIGQEQ
- the rimP gene encoding ribosome maturation factor RimP encodes the protein MVKIIDNSEVYNLIKNLTDRLGIKIIETNIFRKRNEGRIQVVVYKDDGFGVDALCDLHRMILLSLESVLKYNFSLELSTPGINRKIKSDREFKIFEGKKIKLMLDNDFEEGLILKAETDSFIFKTNNKEVKILYSDVKKAKLS
- a CDS encoding ComF family protein; translation: MWNWSILKRILLPFCSCCNKNYIYLNALCKDCIGLFHFDVKFRDDIWYFFDYENEYKKLVLSYKREGQRLLGQFFANGILQFLMSIDFDLVVSIPCSFKRKVFYGFDHMEYIGDLLSNNGINYVNIFRRGLGKSQKLLRGDLRHSNLRNKVKLKLKYRNFKFNRVVLIDDIVTTGASMTVCKDILVRHGAWSVIKLSIARA
- the truB gene encoding tRNA pseudouridine(55) synthase TruB is translated as MNGIILLNKRIGITSCDALFPLKKYFSTSRVGHTGTLDKFASGLLVVLVGKYTKLSGYITSLDKEYISEFEFGIETDTLDPNGRVVNTTDCIPSLKELNCGIRSFIGEIYQIPPKFSSIHVKGKRAYKLALNGDSFSLQSRKVNIYDIRVLSYNVDSRILKLQIKCSKGTYVRSIARDLALSLGSFAYVKSLERIKIGDFRLDSACFSEDITTSSSLMSLESLGLFEKIYVANSMIKFIQNGIYISVVINVGEFKVLQSETEEILALIRGIGLNKYKYVIIF
- the infB gene encoding translation initiation factor IF-2, producing the protein MSENIDDDCSEDEKKIKVVKLRKKVVKVVAHTDKNLNKSKDNFVESPNSLANQDVNRGYSYGNKDRGARPSSLSSERDNTSQQQGNRGYFNRNYVHNRDNRGGGYSYGNKDRSVRPFSLSGEKNNTGSQQQSNRGGHFNRNYAYNRDNRGYSYGNKDRGLRPSSLSGEKDNTGVQQQGNRGYFNRNNSNSSGSQTFRRVIRTKVISTVAISPSDSDSKGLNRKLGEKKKQQQENQKGYKRKKEELESQTIEQKVFDQLQKKKKENLANPIPKSIDIMGTITVAELARKMNLKSSDLIAKLMTLGVMATINEKIDSDTATILVEEYGSRVNVVSIYDETVIESEEDDESKRVAKPPIITIMGHVDHGKTKLLSVLQNIDINQKEFGGITQHIGAYTINYNDHEITFLDTPGHEAFTMMRSRGAQVTDIVVLVVSAVDGVMPQTVEAINHAKDADVPIIVAINKIDLPDSNQDRVKHQLSEYDLVPEDWGGNTIFVAISALKNIGITELLDMIILQAEVMSLKANPTKRAIGRVLDAKIDLGRGIVCSVIVEDGTLSIGDSFVGGVYHGKVRALINERGVSVNSVGPAKAISVLGFSSIPQAGDPFQVTKTEKEAKLISSKRQDLKRYEDAKNVKKVTVSNLYDSIKDGALRELKIILKADVQGSVEALRHSLERLTNNEIRVKVIHSSVGAITETDISFASASEAIIIGFHVRPTTKAQLLADQEKVEIRKYNIIYDAINDIKSVLEGMLEPDIEQKFIGFAEVRAVFNISKVGIVAGCYVSQGCIKRDAVTNIMREGFQVHSGKISSLKRAKEDVKEVNAQYECGIIIDNYFDVREGDIIEAFEIKKVKRRFES
- the mutS gene encoding DNA mismatch repair protein MutS, which codes for MKKDFTPMMRQYLSIKSKYEDAILFFRVGSFYEMFFDDALEGSKLLGLTLTKREDVPMCGVPCHTSKEYIKKLILLDKKVAICEQGLQTDPKGPLEREVVEVISPGVVIDEDFLQDDVNNYLVAISDYKDYYSFSYIDLSTSRLGIIFYEGSFLEKLRRDIEKYSPKEIIVSDNFYYEYSDKLILDRFLVNKIPYWHLDKEIAIKLLKEHFNVISLSSLGFKEDEPYYISSFLIINYIKNNLKNLLVNIDTICINNDSECMFLDDVTQINLELVKNNNDLTVCYSLYSVLNDCKTPMGKRLLREYILNPLLDIADINNRLDHVEFLNNNVNLSIRLRDILSNVWDIERIISRLQMRRYVKKDFLLINETLASFFLAKNLLNEHSFNYWIFDINEENNIKEIYSLIDCSISKEQDEFIKHGYNSKIDRLREIKNNASKYVDDYLDFEKNFSKINSLKIKRINVRGLFFEVTKSYYGQIPSHFIESQTLNSVKRYKTNKLIELERDINDSEDNLSALEQEIFNEVALKLVKHSVVIKKIAKFFAYVDVISNFAYVAKKNEYVRPILTNNKEIVLECARHPVVEHYMKSGETFTKNSVKIDSGKYFCLITGPNMAGKSTYLRQTALVVLMGHIGSFVPADKAIIGITDKIFCRIGASDNISKGESTFLVEMNETANILRNATQNSLIIMDEVGRGTSTNDGLAIAYSIVEYILEYIKARSLFATHFHELSAISHDSFVNLSMKIEKQGNELLFLREVEEKPSLNSYGIYVASIAGIPLQVIKRANVILKSLTSREHLYTSEFFTSVASPVNGDEDIMEEGWSCELELNTYLELKDFVSKIDINNITPFQAMNLLSEIIVKINT
- the nusA gene encoding transcription termination factor NusA; the encoded protein is MIKGTGQMIANIAGERGMSIDAIRKTVRESVMIAYKKYFGTNENALVKFDEDTGDLIVYSKKRIVEEVQDDILEILKEDAKEFELLEDGYAYIEIDPKIFDRLSIQVAKQRTKSDLQGIEDNELYLEFKHKLHKIVIGYVQQNRNGDLYVNLGTTDGVIPKKYQSPREVYGLNDKVRILVYNVKKGKNGIEVVLSRTHPKFIEELLTLEIPEIEEGIIKIHKIVRDPGYRTKVAVYSEKEEIDPIGPCIGQKGVRIQSIIKELEGEKIDIIPYSKDIKEFIKDALTPAKIDNVYIIDEDLHKALVVVSDEQLSLAIGKMGQNVRLANRLLDWAIDVKTSSQFAEMKASGEFKQDTFEMFEKIIQDNVQEDEFEEVNKISELKILDDNIIDKLVASGLDDIDNFLDASEETLFELGISYEKQDEINKILKEGMVIISNDDGSIEGIKDEEELLCPECGAVINENMAFCPGCKIGLSFEFEEE